From a region of the Haematobia irritans isolate KBUSLIRL chromosome 4, ASM5000362v1, whole genome shotgun sequence genome:
- the CSN4 gene encoding COP9 signalosome subunit 4 — protein MVITANNLRSQLMSLVNFSGTHKDQTDRYRQLLEVVLTNTGNELIDTLKLFVEAIVNEHVSLVISRQILNDVGIQLSKLPDDVSKVVSHFTLDKVQPRVISFEEQVAGIRQHLADIYERNQQWREAANVLVGIPLETGQKQYTVDYKLETYLKIARLYLEENDSAQAEFYINRASLLQAETHSEELQVMYKVCYARVLDYRRKFIEAAQRYNELSYRTIVDEGERMTALKKALICTVLASAGQQRSRMLATLFKDERCQQLPAYSILEKMYLDRIIRRSELQEFEALLQPHQKAATVDGSSILDRAVFEHNLLSASKLYNNITFVELGALLEIPASKAENIASQMITEGRMSGHIDQISGIVHFEKREVLPLWDGQIQSLCYQVNSIIEKIAAAEPDWMAHTLDEVNS, from the exons ATGGTAATAACAGCTAATAATTTACGCAGCCAATTGATGTCTTTGGTTAATTTCTCGGGAACACACAAAGATCAAACGGACCGATATCGCCAGCTCCTCGAAGTTGTACTAACCAATACCGGCAATGAATTGATCGAtactctcaaactttttgtggaAGCAATTGTTAATGAGCATGTTAGTTTAGTCATATCACGACAAATACTAAATGATGTTGGAATTCAGTTGAGTAAACTTCCGGATGATGTGTCGAAAGTGGTATCCCACTTCACTTTGGATAAAGTCCAACCTCGTGTAATTTCATTCGAAGAACAGGTGGCTGGAATTCGCCAGCATTTGGCGGATATATATGAACGTAACCAACAATGGAGGGAAGCTGCGAATGTATTAGTGGGAATACCTTTGGAAACAGGACAAAAACAGTACACGGTTGATTACAAACTGGAGACATATTTGAAAATAGCTCgtttgtatttggaagaaaatgaTTCAGCCCAAGCTGAATTCTACATAAATCGGGCTTCATTGTTGCAAGCAGAGACGCATAGCGAAGAGTTACAG GTCATGTACAAAGTATGCTATGCCCGTGTCCTCGATTAtcgtcgaaaatttattgaGGCAGCTCAACGCTACAATGAACTTTCATATCGAACTATTGTGGACGAAGGTGAGCGTATGACAGCGCTTAAAAAAGCCTTGATATGCACCGTTTTGGCATCAGCTGGTCAACAACGCTCTCGCATGCTAGCCACTCTGTTTAAGGATGAACGTTGCCAACAATTACCGGCATATTCcattttggagaaaatgtaTTTGGATCGCATTATTCGCCGTTCTGAATTACAAGAGTTCGAAGCACTATTGCAACCACATCAAAAAGCAGCCACAGTTGATGGCTCATCTATTCTAGATCGGGCTGTTTTTGAACATAATCTTTTGTCAGCAAGTAAATTGTATAATAATATAACATTTGTCGAATTGGGGGCGCTTCTCGAAATACCAGCATCGAAGGCTGAAAATATTGCATCCCAAATGATAACAGAAGGTCGCATGAGTGGCCATATTgatcaaattagtggtattgtgCATTTTGAAAAACGTGAGGTCTTGCCTCTATGGGATGGTCAGATACAATCTCTTTGTTATCAAGTAAATtcaattatagaaaaaattgcagcTGCTGAACCAGATTGGATGGCGCACACACTAGATGAGGTTAATTCGTAA
- the LOC142237209 gene encoding uncharacterized protein LOC142237209 isoform X2: protein MINFNLVQKFRPDGYGGVAIALRKYIKFSRIVFETEFDIIIVKTSNLHTNFTIASVYFPPSMPLYILAGEVGRLCNFLDRHENVILMGDFNARNTVWGDNISNRKGKELETIFSYSRLKCINSNNITFRRNDESDGSVLDLTFISTCLEGTWTVSDCYLGGSRHFPITVVIDSRKKSKMKFLSKNKLLMSLSKLVLEPDLDSIQKSMKDEVEYASYVVPDGRSPKFWWSEELKVGFRRQWAAAKKARLFPSYNNLEDARKATEHWKNMVAEAKKKCYLAKLDEINKSPNTKNAWKFINNIRGRNNPTRSIWNDENNAVYLEHLKNQVTGLDTAYCNWIINFLSHRILKLSNSEVSVYNGLPQGSCLSPLLFNLYTASLHTLEDGNTTIFQYADDFIIMSYHRDFAEARSNLIDKVREFMDTCRNLNLSFNPSKSNTMYFAKNGFKNIDMVIDGTRVEQTKKLRFLGRIVTNSLSIKDHYDSISKETQNRVNMLKCLTSIRGGLHPNVALNVYKSIVRSKIEYVRTTAADAPKSINKRVERLQTDMLRRSLGVARSSPTHIVYALAHELPPEFRAVYLTAKELIKVQSRDKVLYDLVSDNPKVNSSYSYVYYEFPQIFDSIEHISNSLTSRKVTVRLNLLPNGKNNYPIDILKSIYLSEIDGYKNFNFTIFATDASVSTNSIGCGIVNVSTNQRFLFRIGFAASSTFGELWALVKALEIAIEHEDDKCVLFTDSLAACKIIASENTNNYIAATFHQKLQDSNINKCHIVWIPGHRGLNINELADETAKLAAECGAPLNPKLTPEEGLNKIRTALWNNWNLEFKKISLCKSIKASKLFEDVRIKPWFSKYMFNPQETKIINRLHTARTYDKPFLLKIGAISSDVCNECLDAESTHHTIFDCTKFDALRLKYNLTNRFTDVYDILATKDIDLYKSLVNFIIETNVSI from the exons atgattAATTTCAATCTTGTTCAGAAATTCAGACCTGATGGCTATGGGGGTGTAGCCATTGCTCTgaggaaatatataaaattttccagaatcgTATTTGAAACTGAATTTGACATAATAATTGTCAAAACCAGTAATCttcatacaaattttacaattgCGTCGGTTTACTTCCCTCCGTCTATGCCATTGTATATTCTGGCTGGTGAAGTAGGAAGACTATGCAATTTTTTAGATAGACATGAGAATGTTATTCTGATGGGAGACTTCAATGCTCGTAACACTGTTTGGGGAGATAATATCTCCAATAGAAAAGGGAAAGAACTGGAAACCATTTTTAGCTACTCTAGATTAAAATGCATCAATTCCAATAACATCACTTTCAGAAGGAATGACGAGTCTGATGGTTCGGTGCTCGATCTCACTTTCATTAGTACATGTTTGGAGGGAACATGGACTGTGAGCGACTGTTATCTTGGTGGCAGCAGACACTTTCCCATTACGGTTGTCATAGATTCAAGGAAAAAATCAAAGATGAAATTTCTATCCAAAAATAAACTTCTGATGTCGCTTTCGAAGTTGGTGCTTGAGCCGGATTTGGATAGTATACAAAAGTCTATGAAAGATGAAGTTGAGTATGCCTCATATGTTGTTCCAGATGGACGTAGCCCAAAGTTTTGGTGGAGTGAGGAACTCAAGGTTGGGTTTCGCAGGCAGTGGGCGGCTGCTAAGAAAGCCAGGCTTTTTCCCTCGTATAACAATCTTGAAGATGCTAGAAAAGCGACTGAGCACTGGAAGAATATGGTGGCTGAGGCCAAGAAAAAGTGTTATCTTGCCAAACTAGATGAAATCAACAAGTCTCCCAACACTAAAAATGCCTGGAAGTTTATTAATAACATCCGTGGAAGAAATAATCCTACTAGATCTATTTGGAATGATGAAAATAATGCTGTATACTTGGAGCACCTTAAAAATCAAGTTACTG GTTTGGATACTGCGTACTGTAACTGGATCATTAATTTTCTCTCTCACAGAATACTGAAGTTGAGTAATTCGGAGGTGTCTGTGTACAATGGGTTGCCACAAGGTAGTTGTCTGTCGCCACTGCTGTTTAACTTATACACTGCCAGTCTTCATACCCTTGAGGATGGCAATACAACTATTTTTCAATATGCAGATGACTTCATCATAATGTCGTATCACCGTGATTTTGCTGAGGCTAGATCGAACCTTATTGACAAGGTAAGAGAATTCATGGACACCTGTAGAAATCTTAATTTATCCTTTAATCCATCCAAATCGAACACAAtgtattttgctaaaaatggttttaaaaatattgatatggTTATCGATGGTACTAGAGTTGAGCAGAcgaaaaaactgcgatttctaggcAGAATTGTCACGAATTCCTTGTCGATAAAGGACCATTATGATTCTATTTCAAAGGAGACGCAGAATCGTGTAAACATGCTTAAGTGCCTCACTTCTATTCGAGGGGGTTTGCATCCCAATGTTGCGTTGAATGTGTATAAAAGCATTGTTAGATCAAAGATAGAATATGTGAGAACCACAGCGGCAGATGCCCCGAAGAGTATTAATAAAAGAGTGGAAAGATTACAGACTGACATGTTAAGGAGAAGTCTAGGTGTTGCCAGATCTTCCCCCACACATATTGTTTATGCATTGGCTCATGAACTCCCCCCAGAGTTTAGAGCAGTGTACCTGACAGCGAAAGAACTCATTAAGGTGCAATCCAGAGATAAGGTGCTGTATGATCTAGTGTCTGATAATCCAAAAGTCAACTCCAGCTACAGTTACGTATATTAtgaatttcctcaaatttttgATAGTATTGAGCACATTTCTAACTCCTTGACATCTAGAAAAGTTACTGTCAGACTCAACCTATTGCCTAATGGGAAGAATAACTATCCCATAGATATATTAAAGTCCATCTACCTCAGCGAAATTGatggctataaaaattttaattttactatttttgctacTGATGCTTCTGTTTCTACTAACTCTATTGGCTGTGGTATTGTCAATGTATCCACAAATCAACGATTTCTTTTCAGAATTGGTTTTGCTGCCTCATCCACTTTTGGGGAACTATGGGCATTAGTCAAGGCTCTGGAGATTGCCATTGAACATGAAGATGACAAGTGTGTACTGTTCACGGATAGCCTTGCTGCATGCAAGATTATTGCCAGTGAAAACACCAACAACTACATTGCCGCTACATTTCATCAAAAACTTCAAGATTCTAACATCAATAAATGCCATATTGTCTGGATTCCTGGTCATAGAGGACTGAACATAAATGAGTTAGCAGATGAAACAGCCAAACTTGCTGCAGAGTGTGGGGCACCCCTTAACCCTAAACTCACTCCTGAAGAAGGCCTAAACAAAATCCGAACAGCTCTATGGAATAATTGGAATTtagaattcaagaaaatttctctCTGCAAAAGCATCAAAGCCAGCAAATTATTTGAAGATGTTAGAATAAAGCCGTGGTTTTCGAAGTATATGTTCAACCCCCAAGAAACCAAAATCATCAATCGATTGCACACAGCCCGTACGTATGACAAaccttttcttttaaaaattggagcTATCAGCTCAGATGTCTGCAACGAATGTTTGGATGCGGAATCAACAcatcatacaatttttgattgTACAAAATTCGATGCTCTAAgactgaaatacaatttaactaATCGTTTTACTGATGTTTATGACATCCTGGCTACAAAGGACATAGATTTATATAAATCTCTcgttaattttattattgaaacTAACGTTTCAATTTAA
- the LOC142237209 gene encoding uncharacterized protein LOC142237209 isoform X1, translating into MKFLSKNKLLMSLSKLVLEPDLDSIQKSMKDEVEYASYVVPDGRSPKFWWSEELKVGFRRQWAAAKKARLFPSYNNLEDARKATEHWKNMVAEAKKKCYLAKLDEINKSPNTKNAWKFINNIRGRNNPTRSIWNDENNAVYLEHLKNQVTGENVIIDFPLVNHFIEPFDFEEFILCLSGKRSQSAGGHDGITYNMIKSLSGISKRALLTAMNNAFLTNTIRDDWRIIKIVPIPKPKKNHNDPKNFRPISLISVFLKCINLMVKERISVHFDSVDIIPRRSFAYKKNSSTSTCINELLHRVALLKANNFKVVILSLDICDAYNCVKIDMLQRKLILSGLDTAYCNWIINFLSHRILKLSNSEVSVYNGLPQGSCLSPLLFNLYTASLHTLEDGNTTIFQYADDFIIMSYHRDFAEARSNLIDKVREFMDTCRNLNLSFNPSKSNTMYFAKNGFKNIDMVIDGTRVEQTKKLRFLGRIVTNSLSIKDHYDSISKETQNRVNMLKCLTSIRGGLHPNVALNVYKSIVRSKIEYVRTTAADAPKSINKRVERLQTDMLRRSLGVARSSPTHIVYALAHELPPEFRAVYLTAKELIKVQSRDKVLYDLVSDNPKVNSSYSYVYYEFPQIFDSIEHISNSLTSRKVTVRLNLLPNGKNNYPIDILKSIYLSEIDGYKNFNFTIFATDASVSTNSIGCGIVNVSTNQRFLFRIGFAASSTFGELWALVKALEIAIEHEDDKCVLFTDSLAACKIIASENTNNYIAATFHQKLQDSNINKCHIVWIPGHRGLNINELADETAKLAAECGAPLNPKLTPEEGLNKIRTALWNNWNLEFKKISLCKSIKASKLFEDVRIKPWFSKYMFNPQETKIINRLHTARTYDKPFLLKIGAISSDVCNECLDAESTHHTIFDCTKFDALRLKYNLTNRFTDVYDILATKDIDLYKSLVNFIIETNVSI; encoded by the coding sequence ATGAAATTTCTATCCAAAAATAAACTTCTGATGTCGCTTTCGAAGTTGGTGCTTGAGCCGGATTTGGATAGTATACAAAAGTCTATGAAAGATGAAGTTGAGTATGCCTCATATGTTGTTCCAGATGGACGTAGCCCAAAGTTTTGGTGGAGTGAGGAACTCAAGGTTGGGTTTCGCAGGCAGTGGGCGGCTGCTAAGAAAGCCAGGCTTTTTCCCTCGTATAACAATCTTGAAGATGCTAGAAAAGCGACTGAGCACTGGAAGAATATGGTGGCTGAGGCCAAGAAAAAGTGTTATCTTGCCAAACTAGATGAAATCAACAAGTCTCCCAACACTAAAAATGCCTGGAAGTTTATTAATAACATCCGTGGAAGAAATAATCCTACTAGATCTATTTGGAATGATGAAAATAATGCTGTATACTTGGAGCACCTTAAAAATCAAGTTACTGGTGAGAATGTGATTATTGATTTTCCTTTGGTTAATCACTTCATTGAACCATTTGATTTTGAAGAGTTTATTTTGTGTCTATCTGGAAAAAGGTCTCAGTCGGCTGGAGGACATGATGGAATAACGTATAATATGATTAAATCTCTCTCGGGCATTTCCAAACGCGCTTTGTTAACAGCTATGAACAATGCTTTTTTGACTAACACCATTCGAGATGATTGgagaattataaaaattgtgcCTATACCAAAACCGAAAAAGAATCATAATGACCCTAAAAACTTTCGGCCAATATCATTGATATCGGTGTTTCTaaaatgtattaatttaatGGTGAAAGAAAGAATCTCAGTACACTTTGACAGTGTGGATATTATACCCAGAAGATCATTTGCATACAAAAAGAATTCTTCCACAAGTACATGTATTAATGAACTCTTGCATAGAGTTGCCTTGCTTAAGGCCAACAACTTCAAGGTTGTTATTCTGTCTCTTGATATATGTGATGCTtataattgtgtcaagattgatATGCTACAGAGAAAACTCATCCTTTCAGGTTTGGATACTGCGTACTGTAACTGGATCATTAATTTTCTCTCTCACAGAATACTGAAGTTGAGTAATTCGGAGGTGTCTGTGTACAATGGGTTGCCACAAGGTAGTTGTCTGTCGCCACTGCTGTTTAACTTATACACTGCCAGTCTTCATACCCTTGAGGATGGCAATACAACTATTTTTCAATATGCAGATGACTTCATCATAATGTCGTATCACCGTGATTTTGCTGAGGCTAGATCGAACCTTATTGACAAGGTAAGAGAATTCATGGACACCTGTAGAAATCTTAATTTATCCTTTAATCCATCCAAATCGAACACAAtgtattttgctaaaaatggttttaaaaatattgatatggTTATCGATGGTACTAGAGTTGAGCAGAcgaaaaaactgcgatttctaggcAGAATTGTCACGAATTCCTTGTCGATAAAGGACCATTATGATTCTATTTCAAAGGAGACGCAGAATCGTGTAAACATGCTTAAGTGCCTCACTTCTATTCGAGGGGGTTTGCATCCCAATGTTGCGTTGAATGTGTATAAAAGCATTGTTAGATCAAAGATAGAATATGTGAGAACCACAGCGGCAGATGCCCCGAAGAGTATTAATAAAAGAGTGGAAAGATTACAGACTGACATGTTAAGGAGAAGTCTAGGTGTTGCCAGATCTTCCCCCACACATATTGTTTATGCATTGGCTCATGAACTCCCCCCAGAGTTTAGAGCAGTGTACCTGACAGCGAAAGAACTCATTAAGGTGCAATCCAGAGATAAGGTGCTGTATGATCTAGTGTCTGATAATCCAAAAGTCAACTCCAGCTACAGTTACGTATATTAtgaatttcctcaaatttttgATAGTATTGAGCACATTTCTAACTCCTTGACATCTAGAAAAGTTACTGTCAGACTCAACCTATTGCCTAATGGGAAGAATAACTATCCCATAGATATATTAAAGTCCATCTACCTCAGCGAAATTGatggctataaaaattttaattttactatttttgctacTGATGCTTCTGTTTCTACTAACTCTATTGGCTGTGGTATTGTCAATGTATCCACAAATCAACGATTTCTTTTCAGAATTGGTTTTGCTGCCTCATCCACTTTTGGGGAACTATGGGCATTAGTCAAGGCTCTGGAGATTGCCATTGAACATGAAGATGACAAGTGTGTACTGTTCACGGATAGCCTTGCTGCATGCAAGATTATTGCCAGTGAAAACACCAACAACTACATTGCCGCTACATTTCATCAAAAACTTCAAGATTCTAACATCAATAAATGCCATATTGTCTGGATTCCTGGTCATAGAGGACTGAACATAAATGAGTTAGCAGATGAAACAGCCAAACTTGCTGCAGAGTGTGGGGCACCCCTTAACCCTAAACTCACTCCTGAAGAAGGCCTAAACAAAATCCGAACAGCTCTATGGAATAATTGGAATTtagaattcaagaaaatttctctCTGCAAAAGCATCAAAGCCAGCAAATTATTTGAAGATGTTAGAATAAAGCCGTGGTTTTCGAAGTATATGTTCAACCCCCAAGAAACCAAAATCATCAATCGATTGCACACAGCCCGTACGTATGACAAaccttttcttttaaaaattggagcTATCAGCTCAGATGTCTGCAACGAATGTTTGGATGCGGAATCAACAcatcatacaatttttgattgTACAAAATTCGATGCTCTAAgactgaaatacaatttaactaATCGTTTTACTGATGTTTATGACATCCTGGCTACAAAGGACATAGATTTATATAAATCTCTcgttaattttattattgaaacTAACGTTTCAATTTAA
- the elgi gene encoding E3 ubiquitin-protein ligase NRDP1 elgi — protein MGYDLHRFQGEVDEELTCPICSGVLEEPLQAAMCEHAFCRACINEWLSRQPTCPVDRNSLTTANLRAVPRILRNLLSRLSINCDNAPYGCTLVLKLDALNSHLEECEHNPKKPLPCEKGCGFVIPKDELKDHNCVRELRTMILTQQQKMVEFKTEIADQNLTINELKRELQLFKDFMRAMRVSNPAMRAIADQMERDEVIRWSSTLARARVTRWGGMISTPDDALQMMIKRALSESGCPPHILDNLMENCHERRWPRGLSSLETRQNNRRIYDNYICRRVPGKQAVLVLSCDNAHMSEDVMVEPGLVMIFAHGIE, from the exons ATGGGTTACGACCTACATCGATTCCAGGGCGAGGTCGATGAGGAACTGACTTGTCCTATATGTTCAGGAGTCTTAGAGGAGCCTTTACAG GCTGCTATGTGTGAACATGCATTTTGTCGCGCATGTATTAATGAGTGGCTTTCGCGTCAACCGACATGTCCTGTTGATCGAAATTCTCTTACAACAGCCAATTTAAGAGCAGTTCCCCGGATTTTAAGAAATCTTTTGTCACG TCTCTCCATAAACTGTGATAATGCTCCATATGGTTGTACATTGGTTCTCAAGCTTGATGCTCTCAATTCTCATTTGGAAGAGTGTGAACATAACCCAAAAAAACCATTGCCATGCGAAAAAGGATGTGGTTTTGTTATACCAAAAGACGAACTTAAGGATCATAATTGTGTGCGTGAGCTTCGCACAATGATATtgacacaacaacaaaaaatggtcGAATTTAAAACGGAAATCGCTGATCAAAACTTAACAATAAACGAGTTGAAGCGAGAATTACAGCTATTTAAGGACTTTATGCGTGCCATGCGTGTATCGAATCCAGCAATGCGTGCTATAGCTGATCAAATGGAGAGAGATGAAGTTATACGTTGGAGTAGTACTTTAGCTCGAGCTCGTGTTACTCGTTGGGGTGGAATGATATCTACTCCAGACGATGCTCTACAG ATGATGATAAAACGTGCTCTTTCTGAATCTGGATGTCCACCTCATATTTTAGATAATCTAATGGAAAACTGTCATGAAAGACGCTGGCCCCGTGGATTGAGTTCACTGGAAACTAGACAGAATAATCGTCGGATTTATGATAATTATATATGTCGACGGGTACCAG gcAAACAAGCAGTTTTGGTATTAAGTTGTGATAATGCCCACATGTCTGAAGACGTAATGGTCGAGCCTGGTCTTGTAATGATATTTGCTCATGGCatagaataa
- the LOC142234992 gene encoding uncharacterized protein LOC142234992 has translation MNLWLIFYIFGLITLIEGTGDNSNVSNRHNIQTESLPTGGIAVDEVVVESSLYIKPKPRSQLRRTRNAVFGEFSNSLAPLILHRRVKRQNRQSQAVVNAAANQNSITNHGLHSSAANAQAQAFNAHGPSGSFGASSAGTATQALNVNRLGAQNAAGASHSLNFNLPNGQSINFASTNSFANGPAGNTANSRGSAVSLNKR, from the exons ATGAATTTGTGGCTGATTTTTTACATATTCGGTCTCATAACTCTGATAGAGGGGACTGGCGATAATTCAAATGTTTCCAATCGCCACAATATTCAAACCGAATCATTGC CAACTGGTGGTATTGCTGTAGATGAGGTTGTAGTCGAATCATCTTTGTACATCAAACCCAAACCCCGTAGCCAGCTAAGACGCACGCGTAATGCTGTTTTTGGCGAGTTTAGCAATAGTTTGGCACCATTAATTTTACACCGACGTGTCAAACGTCAAAATCGGCAATCTCAGGCTGTCGTAAATGCTGCTGCCAATCAAAATTCAATAAcaaaccatggattgcatagttcGGCTGCTAATGCCCAAGCTCAAGCTTTTAATGCTCATGGTCCATCGGGCTCATTTGGAGCCTCTTCAGCTGGCACTGCAACTCAAGCCTTGAACGTAAATCGTTTGGGAGCACAAAACGCTGCTGGAGCCTCCCATAGCTTAAATTTTAACTTGCCCAATGGCCAATcaataaattttgcttcaaCTAATAGCTTTGCTAATGGACCAGCTGGAAATACCGCCAATAGCCGCGGCAGTGCGGTATCTCTGAATAAACGTTAA